In one Aerosakkonema funiforme FACHB-1375 genomic region, the following are encoded:
- a CDS encoding AAA family ATPase has protein sequence MGRNNRRSTRSNQPLQQPSTVANLVKPDGAVSQNQNSSTVNPQSQEIQILQEKINELEFQLEVQKEESKAKEAEIIKREQELANKQAQAINGFKELEASARQEWVIQKEREIEAERERIVKVAEQEAEKIINTANTQAERVLKDAQKFEANAQNKADKIIEGAQNLANEHRQRAREQTIQEIQNRESELELRRKEFDAKQQSIEAKEENIRKLKRDLERKEEDLEDENNWLAEQKKKLQQKERELADRENNCSEEAVNNLRAEKAVIQQQLDVIQEESYRLRKELEKSKSILQAASGSPERLLQENTRLETKLQEYEQILDQYPSEAELAELRRRAEAAIDFEAMYRDLQARVDDLERIRRLQQIERVETESLRKERDTLKLLNEYLKEQIEDLERMLGNLKDKKIQAFANFAEMDSETDNATDNINRETVNNFNQLARQTRAWMANLPTREALEKGKAESTLFAHYYDEHTIQAFIASMASSRLIIIQGVSGTGKTSLPEYFSYAVGGKFARIEVQSSWRDKLDLVGSYNSFFRVFNESPFSRALYEAGTERYRKYPYFIVLDEMNLSRVEYYFADFLSIMEGRLEDREIELLNHDPTSGQLPKGLKLKNGAVRLPIPDNVWFIGTANTDESTYEITRKVYDRAQVLQIDEPFQQEKLPPTEAASLNILDFYNAKQKAIENFPNTDGVAAKVCIEEIGLALHEYFQVGYGQRLLDQLFIFLPTYRAAEGSLGKGLDHFIARKLLWQIQNRTDPNVRSGLQEVKDTIEQSFAKNTLGNASISLKLLDSEINKFKR, from the coding sequence ATGGGTAGAAACAATAGACGTTCAACTCGCTCCAATCAGCCTTTACAACAACCCTCGACGGTAGCAAATCTTGTAAAGCCTGATGGTGCTGTTTCACAAAATCAAAATTCATCAACTGTTAATCCTCAGTCTCAAGAAATACAAATACTTCAAGAGAAAATTAACGAACTGGAATTTCAATTAGAGGTACAAAAGGAAGAATCTAAAGCCAAAGAAGCTGAAATTATCAAAAGAGAACAGGAATTAGCAAACAAGCAAGCACAAGCTATTAATGGATTTAAAGAGTTAGAAGCATCTGCTCGCCAGGAATGGGTTATTCAAAAAGAACGGGAAATAGAAGCAGAGCGGGAACGGATTGTTAAAGTTGCTGAACAGGAAGCAGAAAAAATTATCAATACTGCAAATACACAAGCAGAGCGAGTATTGAAGGACGCTCAAAAGTTTGAGGCTAATGCTCAAAACAAAGCTGATAAGATTATTGAAGGGGCACAAAATTTGGCAAACGAACATCGCCAAAGAGCCAGAGAACAAACCATTCAAGAAATCCAAAACCGAGAATCTGAATTAGAATTACGTCGTAAAGAATTTGATGCTAAGCAGCAATCAATTGAAGCAAAAGAAGAGAATATTCGCAAGTTAAAAAGAGACCTTGAACGCAAAGAAGAAGACCTTGAAGATGAGAATAACTGGCTTGCTGAACAAAAGAAAAAGCTGCAACAAAAGGAACGAGAACTAGCAGACCGTGAAAATAATTGCTCAGAAGAAGCAGTCAATAATTTAAGAGCAGAAAAGGCAGTAATTCAGCAACAGCTTGATGTTATACAAGAGGAAAGTTATCGGCTTAGAAAAGAACTAGAAAAAAGTAAAAGTATTCTTCAAGCTGCATCTGGTTCACCAGAAAGGCTATTGCAAGAGAATACGCGACTAGAGACTAAACTTCAAGAATATGAACAAATTCTTGATCAATATCCTTCAGAAGCAGAACTTGCTGAATTGCGGCGTCGTGCTGAAGCGGCAATTGATTTCGAGGCTATGTATCGGGATTTACAAGCTAGGGTTGATGATTTAGAACGCATACGCCGCCTGCAACAAATAGAAAGGGTAGAAACTGAATCCCTTCGTAAAGAGAGGGATACGCTCAAGTTGCTCAATGAATATCTAAAAGAACAAATAGAAGACTTAGAGCGGATGCTGGGAAATCTTAAAGATAAGAAAATTCAAGCATTTGCAAACTTTGCTGAAATGGATAGTGAGACTGATAATGCTACTGACAACATTAATAGGGAAACTGTTAATAACTTTAATCAGTTGGCTCGGCAAACCCGTGCTTGGATGGCGAATTTACCAACTCGCGAGGCATTAGAAAAGGGAAAAGCCGAAAGTACGCTGTTTGCTCATTATTATGATGAGCATACGATTCAAGCTTTTATTGCTTCAATGGCATCTTCCCGATTAATTATTATCCAAGGTGTGAGCGGTACAGGTAAAACTAGCCTACCAGAATATTTTTCTTACGCTGTGGGAGGAAAATTTGCCAGAATTGAGGTGCAGTCTAGTTGGCGAGATAAACTTGATTTAGTAGGCTCTTACAATTCTTTCTTTCGCGTTTTTAATGAGTCTCCTTTTTCGAGAGCGCTCTATGAAGCTGGAACAGAACGTTACCGAAAATATCCCTATTTCATTGTATTAGATGAAATGAATTTATCGCGAGTGGAATACTATTTTGCCGATTTTCTTTCGATTATGGAAGGTCGCTTAGAAGATAGAGAAATTGAGTTATTGAATCACGATCCTACAAGCGGTCAGCTTCCTAAAGGACTTAAATTAAAAAATGGGGCTGTGAGACTGCCAATTCCCGATAATGTTTGGTTCATTGGTACTGCCAATACAGATGAATCAACTTATGAAATTACTCGGAAGGTATATGACCGCGCTCAAGTTCTGCAAATAGATGAACCATTTCAACAAGAGAAATTACCCCCGACAGAAGCAGCTAGTCTGAATATTTTAGATTTTTACAACGCTAAACAGAAAGCGATCGAAAATTTTCCTAATACAGATGGAGTAGCCGCTAAAGTTTGTATCGAGGAAATTGGTTTAGCACTGCATGAATATTTCCAAGTAGGCTACGGACAGCGTTTACTCGATCAACTATTTATCTTTCTTCCTACATATCGAGCAGCAGAGGGTTCGTTAGGCAAAGGGTTAGACCACTTTATAGCTAGAAAGTTACTTTGGCAAATTCAAAATAGAACCGATCCAAATGTGCGTTCTGGGCTGCAAGAAGTAAAAGATACAATTGAACAGAGTTTTGCTAAGAATACCCTGGGAAATGCTTCGATATCTCTGAAGTTGCTAGATAGCGAGATTAATAAATTTAAACGGTAG
- a CDS encoding DUF2357 domain-containing protein, with amino-acid sequence MVTVSLLNRWTGKLEDVQSGECYHLDSIDDYRIRIAFTSEDGETEIVLNDKTLTRQQEIPLDLPILVDAEGYCSVRIFQSGGMLIGRYKFKVPLRTLLDEAMVTALHLFADRARELSPSLSKEELERLPFFSPGTIRSSLMDEEVLKIDEAIAQTLPSLIRICNKPRRTLMVERRIMPIDRARRIPPDAIDHLASRPELWQSRTATRITPARIRSEVPEETLDLYENRVVSTLIRRLLRLLEQRLREIDRAYYQTETLHENLFTGYQYNRFREQRLRLLWENLDTVHEQDYLQQYEKSRELKDKISLLYAEIGSCLDSVLYKNLSGKPDVVSPLKPTNILRMDADYRRISQLWEILDNFQRSPNLAEESRNQHDIQLDYANYIYGCVLLALRWIGFDSAKAKTENFPQELDFAQALQWEGWTVVVQPPDRKTFNINIEFSWQSVNSKFVSSKPSTSSHPIRTRLIVVPVARSLFGNQDEVKKTLDTLYQAAINQASKTNQVPKQRNFNNDRMQISVLLVHPTDPRDREMSENIASESIQRMLNIGENFMSPEDYKSFVFTSGRVGMMPASPLDLSTLERFQRFLRFHTLGVDLLYGIHPSLCPVCRYDLSSVRGQFQHNEGKCPNCEAKWSWRTCSNCGGKVPKLEPLKMKPLTPTKGMLPYAVHAMAREQLLGRDQLSALCESNEVPESGRIREICPHCGTCPGRGETVKNCPRCGNGCFSQG; translated from the coding sequence ATGGTGACTGTTTCCTTACTTAATCGTTGGACTGGGAAGTTAGAAGATGTTCAATCTGGCGAATGTTATCATTTAGACAGCATTGATGACTACCGGATACGCATTGCCTTCACTTCTGAAGACGGCGAAACTGAAATTGTACTCAACGACAAGACTCTGACTCGACAGCAAGAAATTCCTCTCGACTTGCCTATTTTAGTTGATGCCGAGGGATACTGCTCTGTGCGTATTTTCCAAAGCGGAGGAATGCTTATTGGGCGGTATAAGTTCAAAGTACCATTACGAACGTTACTTGATGAGGCGATGGTAACTGCTTTGCATTTATTTGCAGATAGAGCTAGAGAACTTTCACCTAGCTTATCAAAAGAAGAATTAGAGCGTCTGCCGTTTTTTTCTCCCGGTACTATTCGCAGTTCCCTGATGGATGAAGAAGTGTTGAAAATTGACGAGGCGATCGCACAAACTCTACCCTCTTTAATCAGAATATGTAATAAACCTAGACGTACCCTAATGGTCGAGCGTCGAATTATGCCGATAGACCGTGCTAGACGTATTCCACCCGATGCGATCGATCATCTAGCATCTCGACCGGAATTATGGCAATCTCGCACCGCGACTCGGATTACTCCTGCTCGAATCAGAAGTGAAGTACCCGAAGAAACCCTAGACTTATATGAGAACCGCGTGGTTTCCACGCTAATCAGACGGTTACTACGATTGTTAGAGCAGCGACTTCGGGAAATAGATCGGGCTTACTATCAAACTGAGACGTTACATGAAAATCTATTTACTGGTTATCAGTACAATCGGTTCCGGGAACAGAGACTGAGATTGCTTTGGGAAAATCTGGATACGGTACATGAACAAGACTATTTGCAACAATACGAGAAATCCAGAGAACTAAAAGACAAGATTAGCCTTTTATACGCTGAGATCGGTAGTTGTTTAGACTCTGTTCTTTATAAAAATTTATCTGGTAAGCCGGATGTGGTATCACCACTAAAGCCGACCAATATTTTGAGGATGGATGCTGACTATCGACGCATTAGCCAGTTGTGGGAAATACTCGACAACTTTCAACGTTCTCCTAACTTAGCAGAGGAAAGTAGGAATCAGCACGACATCCAGTTAGATTATGCCAATTACATCTATGGCTGTGTACTGTTAGCTTTGCGTTGGATTGGCTTTGATAGTGCAAAAGCTAAAACTGAGAACTTTCCACAAGAATTAGATTTTGCCCAGGCGCTACAGTGGGAGGGGTGGACTGTAGTGGTACAGCCGCCCGATCGCAAAACGTTTAATATTAATATCGAGTTCAGTTGGCAGTCTGTTAATAGTAAGTTTGTTAGTAGTAAACCATCGACATCATCTCATCCAATTCGTACTCGACTGATAGTAGTTCCAGTGGCGCGATCGCTCTTTGGAAATCAAGATGAAGTAAAAAAGACTTTAGATACTCTTTATCAGGCTGCCATTAATCAAGCAAGCAAAACCAATCAAGTTCCCAAGCAGCGAAACTTCAATAACGATCGGATGCAGATTTCCGTGTTGCTGGTACACCCAACCGATCCGCGCGATAGGGAAATGAGCGAGAATATAGCATCAGAGTCAATTCAGCGAATGTTGAACATTGGTGAAAACTTTATGAGTCCAGAGGATTATAAGTCCTTTGTTTTCACTTCAGGTCGTGTTGGTATGATGCCTGCTAGTCCTTTGGATTTAAGTACATTGGAGCGATTTCAACGTTTTTTACGTTTTCACACTTTGGGTGTAGATCTGCTGTATGGTATTCATCCTTCTTTATGCCCAGTATGTCGTTATGACCTCAGTAGTGTACGAGGGCAATTTCAGCATAATGAAGGTAAATGCCCTAACTGCGAAGCTAAGTGGAGCTGGCGAACCTGTAGTAATTGCGGTGGTAAAGTTCCGAAGCTTGAACCGTTAAAAATGAAGCCGCTAACCCCAACAAAGGGAATGCTTCCCTACGCCGTTCATGCGATGGCACGGGAACAATTGTTAGGACGAGATCAGCTTTCGGCTTTATGCGAGTCCAATGAAGTGCCAGAATCGGGACGCATTAGGGAGATTTGTCCCCACTGTGGAACTTGCCCGGGACGGGGTGAGACGGTAAAAAATTGCCCAAGATGTGGTAACGGTTGTTTCAGTCAGGGATAA
- a CDS encoding IS4 family transposase — protein MMPSFYQKYLERYLKPAQLVTLKMLVWLLQSQKQVRIERLAATLPLPILESSRRRHIQRFLSLSKLSVLALWFPIIKEVISHQIKPGSQLIIALDRTQWKENNVLMVSAIHQKRAFPIFWMLLDKKGACNFAEQKQVLRPVIRLLSKYKLVIIGDREFQSIELAQWLHRQHLGFVFRQKCTTTFRQRRQSFQPLSTIPIQPGIHLFYHHISLTQKKGFNRFNLAVSWKRKYKSKQESEPWYLLTNLPELKSAIRIYSQRYGI, from the coding sequence ATGATGCCTTCATTCTATCAAAAATATTTGGAGAGATATCTGAAGCCAGCACAGTTAGTTACCTTGAAGATGTTGGTATGGTTGTTACAATCCCAAAAACAAGTCAGGATAGAACGGCTGGCAGCCACCTTGCCGTTACCGATTCTAGAAAGTAGTCGCCGTCGTCATATTCAACGTTTCTTATCTTTAAGTAAACTAAGCGTATTGGCCTTATGGTTTCCGATTATTAAAGAAGTAATATCTCATCAAATAAAGCCGGGGAGCCAACTGATTATCGCTCTAGATAGAACCCAGTGGAAAGAAAATAATGTTTTGATGGTGAGTGCAATTCATCAAAAAAGAGCTTTTCCCATATTTTGGATGTTATTAGATAAAAAAGGAGCTTGTAATTTCGCGGAACAAAAACAAGTATTACGTCCAGTCATTCGCTTATTAAGTAAGTATAAATTAGTAATTATTGGGGATAGGGAGTTTCAGAGTATAGAACTGGCGCAATGGTTACACCGTCAGCATCTTGGCTTCGTATTTCGCCAAAAATGCACCACTACTTTCCGCCAAAGAAGACAGTCGTTTCAACCTTTAAGCACTATCCCAATTCAACCGGGTATTCATTTATTTTATCATCATATTAGTTTGACACAAAAAAAGGGCTTTAATCGGTTTAATTTAGCTGTTTCCTGGAAGAGAAAATATAAAAGTAAACAAGAATCAGAGCCTTGGTATTTATTGACTAATCTCCCAGAGTTGAAGAGTGCGATTCGTATTTATAGTCAACGTTACGGCATCTAA
- a CDS encoding calcium-binding protein codes for MAKVSRDEEREERITMEIVVDAYGPEEQAMGWYYYLQDTMQFPFTAVCVSKRRISPLKEGVTVEVVGMTPEDECEQEMFVEIEWEGDTLAVPLIQLEAIEADQKTQQAIADWHYWVNQGYEFG; via the coding sequence ATGGCAAAAGTAAGCCGAGATGAGGAGCGTGAAGAACGCATCACGATGGAAATTGTGGTGGATGCCTATGGTCCGGAAGAGCAGGCAATGGGCTGGTACTACTACTTGCAGGACACGATGCAATTTCCGTTCACAGCAGTGTGTGTCAGTAAGCGACGTATCTCTCCTTTGAAGGAAGGCGTAACTGTGGAGGTGGTGGGCATGACACCGGAGGATGAATGCGAGCAGGAAATGTTTGTGGAGATTGAGTGGGAGGGTGATACCCTGGCTGTGCCACTAATTCAGTTAGAGGCGATCGAGGCAGACCAAAAAACTCAGCAGGCGATCGCTGACTGGCATTACTGGGTGAATCAGGGCTATGAGTTTGGGTAG